The Drosophila nasuta strain 15112-1781.00 chromosome 2R, ASM2355853v1, whole genome shotgun sequence genome segment GTACTGGAACTTTATTTGaatcaatttgttttctgttatatatttttactataatttttcttttttttttgtatttgtcaaaTAAGTTTGATGCGATTTATCTTATCGAATAAATAGATTAACAGCAGGCACGGCGCGTGGGGTGCTTCgtttattatcaattttgaaaattaatttatatactgTGTTGACCGAACAAAAAATCATCAGATAAATATAATCAGACAACACAGACAAATAAAAGCGTAATTAAAATGCTAGACATTGTGGCAGGCTTATCTTAGTAATGCCGTAAACTGTGTATTGGGCAGCGACAAAAGATTGTGagaataaaatacttttgtctTTAAAGCGTATATGTCTTGCAGCCGCTCACTTTGCGCCACATCTCCCAATCGAAGCAGCCCGAATATTCATCGTTCTCGGCGAACTTTTTACCATCGGGACATGGGTACAACTCGGGCTTAGCATCAACAGATTCACAGATATAGAAACCAGTTAGAGTGTTACTGCGTAGCATCCTCCACAGATTGTTGGCGGTGCAGACAGGAGGCTGGAGATGGACATCAATGCACTGGGGATCCATTAGGGCAGCGGGAATGCAGCCAGCTACTGTGCTATTGCTCACATAGTAAAAATTCGGACTGCAGGTGATGGTGTAGGTCACATTGTTTGCACAGAGATGAAACTCATTGAGTGCTTGTGAGCCCCAAGTGTCTGTTTGGCTGACACAAGGCGGCGAAACAATTTGATCCTCATCTACAAAACGACAGGCCACCTGATGAAGGGCCAAAAGACCGAGGAATATCCAGAATGCTGCAAGTAAAAcacatacattttaatttaaatactgtaATTTTTATTGACGAAGAAATTCGgtataagtttatttttaatttcgagTGTACCTTGAACACATTACAGTTTATATTGGattttactatatttgttGCCCGAAGAatgtacaataaaaaaaaatgtacgcacaattgcaaaaaatgtaaaatttattggAGACTTATTTTATGTATCTGATAAAtcagaataaaatataatcacTTTTCACTTGTGCTTTACCTTTTTGCATGTTCTTTTATTTCACGTCAGATGTTTCGCGTCCAACACTTGAAGCAATACTTGATGATTTTTCAGTCAACCAATCTAcatttataacatttattgGCGTTGCCATCTGGTGTCTTATCTACAACTCACATATTAAGTAGCCTTGTCTATGGTCATTATCTATATatttcttgtttattatttattcttcgATTTCTTTGAGAGTTATCATGTCAAGAGGCTTGATAGATTTCAAAGAAAGATATGAGTAGATTTGATGAGCGCAGTGAAATCGTCAGCATCATTATCGTATCATTCTTATCATTATCAAAAGCATTGCACTATGGGGAATTGAGGCATAATTTGTGTCAAAGAACATATTTTGATGTTGGTAACtaactttatactttatatttataagtgGATCTTATTGAATGAATTATTTTCGATATTACTTACAAGCACTATATCAGCTTGAAATGGCATGATATTTCTTGTTAGTTTAAGATGTAAGAATCACTcttgaattaattaataatattatggATGTAAAGTAGTCTATGAAGTTAGTAATTGAATAAGCGAAAAGTGATTTAAAATTAGTGAAACGATTGTGTTGTGTTGAGTATTTAATTCCTTTTCAAAGAATTCTAACTATTATgcactattatttatttattatgcttttaaaaatgcacataaaataattataattaacgTGTAGTAACGTTACCTTCTATTTAGAACTAATTAAAAGGACTACATAGCCTCAAAGATGATAATGCATAGCATTAGCTTGGCTCAGAGCGAATTATTCGTCTTCTATTCAATTGGCATTTAACAGTTTTACATGCAATTAACACTTAAAGCCaattgtcacacacacacgatgGCAAACTAtactcgtgtgtgtgtgtgtttgtgtttagCTAAACTCAACACTTGTCGTAGTACGTgttaataaaactaattttattagCTAACTGGTGTAAGTAGCGGTTTCCACACGTTGTTTGTCTGCACAGTCACTCTACAGTCTGTGTATAGTGTGTGTAtagagtgtgtgttgtgtgtgtgtagagtatgtgtgtgtatagtgTAGTGTGTGCTGcctaaaacaacaaaacagagcACACGTATGGCATTAATTTAATCCTTCCGCAAAATAAAGTGATACCGCCAGCCACTAACAAGGCaaacacattaaatatttatgcatacatcagcaaacacacatacacacacagatacacactgTCGCGAggcatatttacatatgtgtgAGGCTTTTAATTGCTGTCTTCAAAGGCTGAGGTAAGAATAATTGCAGGATTGGGTATAATGTGTCAGCGAGAGCTTGTTGTTGAGTGCGAGCTGCAAGTTGATTACATCAAAAGGCGGCAGATGAAGACAAAGGCACAggagacagcagacagcagactgGATACTGAAATTCCGTATGGAGGCATTCACACTTTGAAGTGTCAACAGAGGCAATAAGATGAGTAAAAGgaaacgcagcagcagcagccacgtTATCCATCAAGACATCTTTCACTTTTGTCAGCGAAACAACAATGGGCCTCTTAATTACGTGTGTGGTTGCCTTTCGCTTtatctctctttttctctgaGTTttattgagtgtgtgtgtgttgctttgtGGTGTGCGAGTGTTTGTCTAGGGCGACAACAGTCTGATGTTTGCCTGACACTTTTGCTTTGGCCGCGACACTTGTTGgccaactttttttttcatctagCGCCTTTTTGCCACTGTCACTGCCTTTGACTTGACTTTTTGATGCCATAATTAGAACACACACTCTCAGCGTATTCGAGCATATTGCTAAAGTGTTGCCGCTGCCCTGCAGGCCAACAGACCAACAGGatgttaatttcaatttaaatgctgGCCATCTTTTGGCCAGTTCTGTGCTCAATTGTCACACACACGACGTCCTTAGCTGCAAGCGCTTTTTTGGCCACTCTTTGTTGCCACTCACAGTTGCCATTTCGATAGTCTCTCTCTGATATTATTGCCAGCAGATGTCTCAAGTCCAGTTCGTTTTGGCCAAAAGATGTCCAGCCAGGCTGCTGAACTGTAAACTGCCCTTGGCTATTTCTTGGCTTTTACTTTGCCTGCTGACCTTTGGCCGCAAAAGTCAGCTGAAACTCGTgcttgcaacaacagcatatCCTGTCACTGGCTTTAATTAGATTCTcgcctctctcgctctctctctagctTTACTTCTATGTAGTGGCCAAGGGGCATAAGGAATAGTTTTAtaagttttaaatgaatacattttatttatttaagcaaaagTAGTTTATTAATTAAGGAATAGAATTGTAaatgaatattgaatttacattttttgtgaGTTGTATAAAATCAATGCGAAAAAAGTTTagtttgtgttgttttctttGATTAACTccattcatttcaatatttatcaGTCgtctattttttgttgattttctttttaaataaaacaattactCATTaaaggcaacaataacaatatatgATATCATTTTGTAATGTACGATTTCAAATGAAAGAATGGAATTTCATTTCCATAAACctgacaaaataaaaaaaattatacataatatatgCAGGGAGAAAAGGATGTTCTAAAAATTGATAACATTTCAATCTTAACAAAATGTAGTATTCAAATTTTCAGTCATCTTTCTGAGCTcacaattttttctttttaaaaagttatgtatgtatatgtgagcttagaaaaaaaggaaataattgTATTGAATTATTCATCAGAATTATATATAACCATATAACATTCTtaactaaagaaaaaaatatttctgtttaacttaaaaatatgaatatttatattaaattgccATAAAGCAAATGGTGTgagaaatatgtaaattttgaaaagtaaatatatgtGTAGATGAAATGGCAACCGAGACcacaagcaaaatattttcgaTCAGCGTCTTTTGCTACTCATTTGGCTAATTAAAATGGCATGAACAAACAAGTTCGTACATGCGGCGAATTGTGAGTTATCGGCTGAGAATAGAGACGGAGATACTACCGTTTGTCTACTCAAgttatagagagagagggagagagatagagagaactGTCGAGCTGCTCGGTAAACTCATAATTCATATATCGAAGAGGGCTAAGCTTGAATGAACGCCGGAAATCACGTAGCAGCGTAAAAGTTGCCACGTTGCGTGTTGGATTTTAGCGTTATTGTCTTTTAAGCTAAGACAGAGTAGAAAGTAGAAAGTCGAGAGTAGAGAGcagagagtgtgtgtatcAGTTTGCCCTGCTCAACCACAACAGCTAATTAACgttaatttattaaatcagTGTGCAAgtaaagagagggagagagaaagtgagTGCTGCCAGTGCCAAAGATAAAAGTTTCACACGACTTACGCTGCTTACACCAAAGACCACCAAGACTGAGGCTCAAGCTTAaggcttcagctgctgctgctggttgtgGGGTTTTTTCCTTAGCTGGAAAAGCATGAAAACCACACGCAGcaattattaattcaattattttagcGCAAACAGCACCTAagatggcagcagcagcagtcgaagtagcagcagcagaaggacCTCAAGCAAAGACATAAATGACTTGGTCTTATTTCAAGTGCTGTGCAAAAATTGTGGCTGTCTTTGAGTGTGCTGCTGAAATAGAGTAGCACAAACACAATTAAGACAAGGAAAGTGGAAAGGAAcggaaaagaaaagaaagagcaTAGTAAAGCAGGCATTGCGAATGCTGATGCGAAGCGTAAATAAAGtggaaaatttaattagcaaaCTCGCCAggagacagcagcagcagcagcagtgggaAATCTCTCTATGAGTGTGCAAAAATTACAAgtattatatgttatatagaGGGAGGAAAAGAAAGAGCAACTGTTGCCACCTGGCTATGGCGACTTGTTGGCGGACATGCAAATTAATAACAGCTTCCGTTTCCGGTCAAAAATTTTGTGCGGTGTCATGTTGTAAATTACAGCGAACGGCGAgcgatgataatgataataataataacgataaTAAGCACGAAAAATGTTCAGTCGCAAGCCAAACACATCCGCAACGACAAAACGTGTTCGTAACAACTTCCGCTCCCCTCTTCTCTCATTCGACAAATGACCAAAAACTTGACTGCTAACAAAAAAGTAggtaaaatgtaaaagtttTGCAACTTAAAGTCACCTGCGCTGGTTCCCAAACTAGCAATAGAAACAACCCCTGGCCAGAGGGAAGGcaaggagatggagatggagaggaAGTCGAAGACGTCGCCCTTTTGTTTCAATTCACGGCAATTGCAAGTGAGCAGCTCATCAGGCATCAGGTATAATTTGGCCAGGGACTATTTCATTTTACGGCCAAAGTGGCACATTTgcataaagttttattttctttgacCCGCACTTGGGGAATTTTGCCATTGCGTCGccaatttccatttccattgctctctctctctctctgtgtgtgtgtttcgttTGCATTTTGTTACTTTGTCTCCCAACCATGTCGCCGGTCTAGGAAGTGATTTCTATTGCCTTTTCTTCTCCGCCTCCTGTcgcatttcttttattttactttgtcttcaatttgctgctgcagcagcgattgaaattcaatatcaACTGGTCGGCGACTTAAAGCTGTCTTTGCCTTGCTTTTCATAATGCTTTGCATGCTAATACTCCAACAAATGTTTGCACACGTCACACATCAAACTCAATCGAATCGTATCGCATCGAATTGAATCGCATACAATCCCCATACGACACACGAACGATTGCCAATAAAaggtaattttaaaatcaaacaCTCGCCGAAAaatgcagagagagagagagagagcaagataGAACGAAAGGGAAGTCGTCTCTGTGCAAATCCTTTCAATTGCTGCAATTTACAGGATAAATAGGATCAAAATCGAATTTAAAcggcaaacaaatttttcgtgattttgattttgttgacAGAACTTTTCACTTATGTTGCAAAATAAGCAGATTATGTGACGACGATGTAGAGAATGTTTTCCCGCTGAGCTGGATAAGCTATCAAGGGTTGTCTGTGCTCCTTTTCCCCTTCCCCCGTTAAGTCTATTGAACACCTTCAGCCCACAAGCAAGCAAACATGAGAAAATCATTCAAACTCCATTTGCATATATGTGGAAAAAGCGATTCGCGCTTTTTGAAGCAgttcttcaaatattttaattaaatttgcagttTCAATTTTCGCACTTGAACGAATACGAACATAAAACTATCATATAGTATCTCTTCTACCTACTCAATGCcaagttgattttatttatttttgtgtagcTGCCGAGCAAGTTTGCAATGGAAACTTTTAGCAAAAAGGCAAGCAAAACTTCTTGGGCGCTAACTTTCGACACGAGTCCTTGGCTCAGCTCCTTTGGGGGGCAGCTCCACTGGTAGCATAAACAAGATTAATTTCACATGTGTATGGAACGGTTGAATGGGGGAGAAAGACTGAGAGAGGGTGCTTCACTTATTACTTtgattatgtttattttagtCATGAAATCCTAATGCCAGTTTCATGTGCACTTCATTTAATAAACTAGCACTCTTCGGCTTCTCTCACTCCAAAACTTCGCTCAAGCAAATTGTGTAGACGAAGCGcgaaattattatttccaCTGAATTTTTGCCTGCGGTTGCTTTCTTACAAGTTTTGTGTGATTAACCAAGTGAAAAAACATGAGATTAGACAAAACTATGTGGCACTTGATTAGCGACTTTGTAGATGTGAGTTCTTTGAATGCCATGAGGTGAGAGAGAGCTATTAAGTTCTTTTAGTGATTGTGAATGAGTTCTTGGAAAtgaaaacttaaattatttcCTTATTTCTTACAATTGAACCTCTtgacaaattgtttaaaacacTGTTAAATTGAGCATCAATAACTTGAAGTGAATCCTTTTTTTCAAGTTTATCAACAGTTTGTTCAATATGAAATCTATTTCTGATTGAATTTCTCTTACTACTCGAGCAACAACTCTTCTCTTGGGTGTTCTCATTCATTTAAGAATATAATCCTTTATTactaatataatttaatgtttCTATTAACAGCTAAAGCTTTTCTAATTACTCATACATGTTTCTCCTCCCAACTTTAGTCTAGACAACTCCGCATAATTATGCACATTCATAATTGTAATTCGTGCGATTAATCCAAGCATAAAAATACGTTCtcacaatttgaatattaagtGAATCCCTTTTTGCGATTAATGAACACAATTGGGCTGATCACAATCGGACCGCACGCAAAATTCAAATGGCCGCAACAATCTACAAATGCATCTGCCAATTTGCCGTAAGTTGGCGTGGCTCCAATAGccaacagcaatggcagcagcaaccacatgAGGCAATGTGGCAAGTCGGCAGTCGACTTAAGTGCTTTTAATTATGTCCACGTTCACTTTAAACCCAATATCGCAAGTTTCCGAAATGCGCAAATCACAGCCGTGTCTGCCACGCCACACGCAGCGAGGCAGCGTGGCAGCAACCACCTCGCTTTTTGTGCCCCCGCCACCAGCAACCGGCGCTTTGTGGCGGGCAATTAACGAGAGCTGGGTGGGAGAGagcaatgctgctgctgcgagcGATGCTGCTTTAAATAAACCATaacaatttatgaaattttaattttttacacTTAATAACACGCCGAGTTGTGCTCGAGAAGAAGCTGgcgcaaaaatatatagagaCATCAATGTGAGTTGCCAGCGCAGGTGAAGGAAGGCAGGCAGCAAGAAGGCAACAGGCAGCAGACACTTGCAACTTGTGTGGCACGGCAGCAGACGCTGCACGTTGAGCATAATTAGAAAcgggagagcgagagcaaaaaGGAGACTTGAtctaaatttaaactttttgccAGCACTGCGATTAATCGCACTTATGATGTGTGaattaatgtttatattttttgtgcagTGATGACTTCTTTAAGTcccatatttatttatcaagcATATCGTCTTCCAATTTGACGCGACTTTGTGGCAACGAAGTGATCGAACTGCAATCGGAATCAGGCTCAGGCTGCTCCAACTTGTCGTAGGTGTAAGTGCTCATGTCGGAGACCATTTGATCCAtgagcagctgttgctgtgattgAAACTCTTGTT includes the following:
- the LOC132786166 gene encoding uncharacterized protein LOC132786166: MQKAFWIFLGLLALHQVACRFVDEDQIVSPPCVSQTDTWGSQALNEFHLCANNVTYTITCSPNFYYVSNSTVAGCIPAALMDPQCIDVHLQPPVCTANNLWRMLRSNTLTGFYICESVDAKPELYPCPDGKKFAENDEYSGCFDWEMWRKVSGCKTYTL